A stretch of Kryptolebias marmoratus isolate JLee-2015 linkage group LG24, ASM164957v2, whole genome shotgun sequence DNA encodes these proteins:
- the cts12 gene encoding procathepsin L, translated as MGTKQAQICAAQQACFLLRAALLSVLLCSPQHVLSESDEVVLTEWEIWKSSHGISYNELDDMQRRAIWEDNNQIIEDHNQGFLMGRRSFTMAMNKYGDLTRQEYQVLQGAMINAQFVQRGREVSARRLRYNAKKSDAWSVDYRNQGYVTEVKDQGYCGSCWAFSTTGAIEGQLYKKTGQLVSLSEQNLVDCSKPYGTHGCNGAWMANAYDYVVNNGLQATDSYPYTSVDTQPCFYDSRLAVAHIRDYRFIPQGDEQALADAVATIGPITVAVDADHSSFLFYSSGIYDEPNCNPNHLSHAVLLVGYGSEEGQDYWLIKNSWGSSWGEGGYMRMIRDGRNSCGIASYALYPIL; from the exons ATGGGAACAAAACAGGCTCAGATCTGTGCAG CTCAGCAGGCCTGCTTTCTGCTGAGAGCGGCCCTGCTCTCTGTCCTGCTGTGCAGCCCGCAGCATGTGCTGTCAGAGTCGGACGAGGTGGTTCTGACCGAGTGGGAGATCTGGAAAAGCAGCCACGGCATAAGCTACAATGAATTA gacGACATGCAGAGGAGGGCAATCTGGGAGGACAATAACCAGATAATTGAAGACCACAATCAAGGCTTTCTCATGGGCAGGAGGTCATTCACCATGGCCATGAATAAATACGGAGACCTT ACAAGACAGGAGTACCAGGTTTTGCAAGGAGCCATGATCAACGCCCAGTTTGTCCAAAGAGGAAGGGAAGTTTCTGCTCGAAGACTGCGTTACAATGCAAAGAAGTCGGATGCTTGGTCCGTTGACTACAGGAACCAGGGTTATGTCACCGAGGTTAAAGATCAG GGTTACTGCGGCTCATGCTGGGCTTTCAGCACCACAGGAGCAATAGAGGGGCAGCTGTACAAGAAAACAGGTCAGCTTGTGTCCTTGAGTGAGCAAAACCTGGTGGACTGCTCCAAACCGTATGGTACTCACGGGTGCAATGGTGCCTGGATGGCCAACGCCTACGACTACGTGGTCAACAACGGGCTGCAGGCGACAGACAGCTACCCGTACACCTCCGTG GACACGCAGCCTTGTTTTTATGACAGCAGGCTGGCAGTGGCGCACATCAGAGACTACAGGTTCATTCCCCAGGGAGACGAGCAGGCGCTGGCTGATGCCGTGGCAACCATCGGCCCAATCACCGTCGCTGTAGATGCAGACCACTCAAGCTTCCTGTTCTACAGCTCAG GGATTTACGACGAGCCCAACTGCAACCCGAACCATCTGAGCCACGCGGTGCTGCTGGTTGGCTACGGCTCAGAAGAAGGCCAGGACTACTGGTTAATCAAAAACAG CTGGGGGAGCAGCTGGGGTGAAGGCGGCTACATGAGAATGATCCGGGATGGCAGGAACTCTTGTGGGATCGCCAGCTACGCCTTGTACCCAATCCTATAG